The Chloroflexota bacterium genome includes the window ACGTCGTCGAGCACGCGCGGGTAGTGAAAATTAGTCACGGCGCGATTGAACGCGCGGCGGACACGCTCGCACAAAAAAACGTCGAGCCGCCCGCGTGGAATCGCGAATGGCATTATCACGACGGCGCCCCGCGCACCGTCAATTATTTGTTTCTGCTCGACGCGCTGAATTTTTGTTTCTGGGGCAAGCCCAAGTGGTGCGTCGAATATCGCGGCGACACACTCGATGGCTACTGGGCGCTTGCCGCGTCGCTCAAACGCGCGGCGGAAACCAATTCCGATTTTCTGGACGCGGAATTCCTCGCGCGCATCACACCGCAAGAACTCGCGGACATTTTGAACGGCGCCGGCGAGATTCCGCTGTTCACCGAACGGTGGCGCAACGCGCGCGAACTTGGCGCCGTGCTAAAAAACTTGTGGGAAGGACAAGCCGCGCGTTTGGTCGAGTGCGCGGAGCGCGATGCGGCACGGCTCGCGCAAATCATCGCAGAGAATTTCGCGTCGTTCAACGACATCACCGTGTACGATTATCACGAAGTGCGCCTATTCAAGCGCGCACAAATCCTCGTCGCCGATCTGTGGGGCGCGTTCGGCGGACGCGACTGGGGCGAGTTCGACAACATCGAAGTACTCACTGCGTTCGCGGATTACAAACTGCCGCAGATTTTGCGCGCGTGGGGTGTGCTCGAGTACGCGCCGTCGCTCGCGGAACGCGTGGACACACAGAGCGAACTCGCGGCGGGGAGTTCGGAGGAAATCGAAATTCGCGCGGCGATGATTTGGGCAGTCGAGTTTCTGCGCGAGGCGCTCGCACAACGCGGGCGCGTTCTGCGGAGCACTCAAGTGGACTGGATTTTGTGGGAGGCGAGCCAGGCGTTAGAAGGAATGCAACCGTACCACCGAGTCAGGACGGTCTACTATTGAGCCATTGCCGAATCATTTCCGCATGATCGCGATAGTGTTCAAACGTATTCCCTGGCATCGCTTCGATCAACGCGATGCCATTCAGCCACTCGAAGCGATGCGGGTCGCTGAGTGATTCCTGGGTCAGCGCTTCAAGCCCTTGCATGATTTGATCGAAAACAGTGCGCGATTCCTCCAGCACGTCATCGAGCATTCGATATTTGTTCGATTCATAAATCCACGCGTTCACTTGCTCTTCGTCCAAATCACGCGACCAGGGCGCGGGTGTCGGCTTGTCGCCGCGCTGCGCCGCCGCGAGCCACGCGGCGGGTCGTTTTTCCCACGCGGTCAAATGTGCGACCAGGTCTTTGACGCTCCACACGCCGACGACGCCCGGCACCTCCATGCGTCCTTCGCCGATCTCGGTCAACAATGCTTCCCACGCCTCGCGCTCGGCGAGCAAAGTCTGGCAGAGATGATCTTTGTTCATTGTGACCTCCCAGGTTTTTCGTCATCCATTCGTCGCGGCAGATGCGATGAACGTTTCCGCAGGTTCGATTTCCGCGTGCGGGTTATCGCCATCGAGCCAGCGACGGATATTTTCCGCGTGCTCGTGATAGTGTCCGTACGAATCGCCTTCGATACATCTCCACAGCGGTCGCGATTCGCCCCAGAAGGGGATCGTGTAACGACTGTACAGATCCGGCGCGAGCAAGTCCGCCTCCGGCAACAGCTTGACGAGTTGATACAGCCGGTCGAACACCGCCTTCGATTCGGCGAGGATGTCGCTCAATGTGCGATCGCGATTGTCGTTCCAGACGAGCGCGTTGCGCGCATCCACTTCCAGCCCATCGCGATGCGTACCGAGCGTAACCTTGCCGCGCACCGCGTCTTGGAGCCAGGTCTGCACCCATCGTTCATAATACGCGACATGCCCGATAGTATCCTTCACGGACCACCCACCGTGAAGCGCCGGCAACGTCATCCGACTTTCGTCCACGCGCGCGAGCACGGCTTCCCATTCAGTACGCGCCGTCCGCATCGCATCGAGCAACTTGGCTTTGGTCATTTCGTCGCTCATCGTCCCTCCCGCTTGACAATCGCTCTCTAACCTGCTATCATCGTTTTGCCGGTTCAAGTATAACAAACGTTCTACCCGCTGTCAATACCTTTTTATGAGTTATTCACGGTTTTTCAAAAGTCATTTGCAGACCCATCCCCCTGCCCCCTTCCCAATAAACGAAGGGGGTTGGGGGTTAGGTTGGCAAGTGAGTCAACCGACTTTTGAAAAGCCGTGCTGAGTTATTTGCGTACATGGGGAGAGAAGAACAACGTGGAAGAAGACTCGTCAAAAGCCGCAGAACTCGCGTTATTGGGCGGCGCGCTGTGCCTTGATTTTGCGAACACCGTCGGCGACCACAAAACCGATCATCCCTCCGAGCATCTGACCAGTTACGCGGATCTCGTCGCGTGGAGTCGCCATGCCGGCATCCTCGACGCGCAAACCGCGCGGCAGATGCTCGCTCAAGCCGCGCGCCGACCCGCTGCCGCGCGCAACGTTCTGCGCCAAGCCGTCGCGCTCCGCGAGGCGCTCTATCGAATTTTTGTCGCGCGCGCCGACGATGCATCCCCTCAATCGCGCGACCTCGACTTGTTGAACCAAGCCATCGCGCGCGCGTTCGCACATGCGCGCCTCATTTCGAATGGCAACGATTTCGCGTGGGGCTGGGAAGAAGAAATCGCACTCGATCGAATGCTTTGGAGTATCACGCATTCCGCCGCGGATTTGCTAACGATGGGCAATCTGGATAGAGTAAGGCAGTGCGGTGACGACGAATGCGGCTGGTTGTTTTTGGACACAAGCAAGAATAAAAGCCGGCGCTGGTGCGATATGAACGATTGTGGCAACCGCGCCAAAGCCCGCCGTTTTTATACGCGCCTGCGCGTCGCGCTCAAATCCTAAATCCGAGTTTCCATTCATGCCCCTAACCTTCGACATTCAATCACGCGATCCGCAAACCCGCGCGCGCGCCGGCGTTCTGCACACCGCGCACGGCGACATCGAGACGCCGAACTTTATGGCGGTCGCGACCCAGGCATCCGTCAAGGCACTCACGCCGGACGATCTTGAAAGCATCGGCTTGCAACTTTTGATCGCGAACACGTATCACCTCGCGTTACGTCCCGGCGCAGATAAGGTCGCGC containing:
- a CDS encoding ABATE domain-containing protein, giving the protein MEEDSSKAAELALLGGALCLDFANTVGDHKTDHPSEHLTSYADLVAWSRHAGILDAQTARQMLAQAARRPAAARNVLRQAVALREALYRIFVARADDASPQSRDLDLLNQAIARAFAHARLISNGNDFAWGWEEEIALDRMLWSITHSAADLLTMGNLDRVRQCGDDECGWLFLDTSKNKSRRWCDMNDCGNRAKARRFYTRLRVALKS
- a CDS encoding ClbS/DfsB family four-helix bundle protein, whose translation is MSDEMTKAKLLDAMRTARTEWEAVLARVDESRMTLPALHGGWSVKDTIGHVAYYERWVQTWLQDAVRGKVTLGTHRDGLEVDARNALVWNDNRDRTLSDILAESKAVFDRLYQLVKLLPEADLLAPDLYSRYTIPFWGESRPLWRCIEGDSYGHYHEHAENIRRWLDGDNPHAEIEPAETFIASAATNG
- a CDS encoding ClbS/DfsB family four-helix bundle protein gives rise to the protein MNKDHLCQTLLAEREAWEALLTEIGEGRMEVPGVVGVWSVKDLVAHLTAWEKRPAAWLAAAQRGDKPTPAPWSRDLDEEQVNAWIYESNKYRMLDDVLEESRTVFDQIMQGLEALTQESLSDPHRFEWLNGIALIEAMPGNTFEHYRDHAEMIRQWLNSRPS